The following is a genomic window from bacterium.
ATTTTTTGATAAGTGATGCCGATGATTCCAGGACACGGATAGGATTTGTCAATACCTACCTGGACAGTTACTATTGTGCGGTTATCTTTTTAACCTTTTCAATAAACAATGGATATAATTTTGAGCCTTCTTTAATAAAATTTTCGATTCTTTTCCATCTTATATCTAAATATTCATGCACGATAATATTTCTTAATTCAGCAAAATGAGAGAATTTTTCGGCAATTCTGGAATCGACATATAAAGTAGTAAATATTTTTAAAGTTTCCCGATAGCTTTGTGGGATATTCTTTTTTTCTGAGGCTAAAACTATCTTTGCAATATCTAACACCACCATCACTAAATTCTCTATCCATCTCTCAATTATCTTTCTTTTAAAACTATCTTGAGCATACTCAACCCACGTTATCTTTTTGATTTGGTCAATTTCACTAAATTCATTTTCTAAAAATTTTAGATTATTGAATAAGTCTTGCTTTTTCTTCAGGGAGAAGTGATTTAGATTTTTGGCTAATTTGCCAGAATTCGTCAACAAATTGCCAAAAATCTATTGCTTCATAACTGGTTTTACAAAGTAGGTCTAAATAAAGTTCTCTATCTTTAATTATCAAAGGGATACCTGATGTCAACACGCTATAAATTAGTG
Proteins encoded in this region:
- a CDS encoding HepT-like ribonuclease domain-containing protein is translated as MTNSGKLAKNLNHFSLKKKQDLFNNLKFLENEFSEIDQIKKITWVEYAQDSFKRKIIERWIENLVMVVLDIAKIVLASEKKNIPQSYRETLKIFTTLYVDSRIAEKFSHFAELRNIIVHEYLDIRWKRIENFIKEGSKLYPLFIEKVKKITAQ